In Nitrospirota bacterium, one genomic interval encodes:
- a CDS encoding diaminopimelate epimerase gives MSSWRRRAAGVSASRKTEQPIPFMKLSGSGNDFILVDNRKKVVHPRRASALAAKVCAHRMSVGGDGLILIEPSKRADFRWRLFNADGSEAEFSGNGARCAARFAFLKRIAPKKMRFETLAGMIEAEMVAAAPGRKPEAVKVRFPDPQGLRLNLRVPIEGTEREAHFLDSGVPHCVYLVDDPDQVNVVGIGRPTRYHALFQPAGANVNFVKVLDPHRIRIRTYERGVEDETLACGTGSIASALIASLVAKVESPVTLIPQSGLELTVYFSRRNGSFTDVYLQGDARAVYEGRILPDAWQ, from the coding sequence ATGAGCAGCTGGCGAAGGAGGGCGGCGGGGGTGAGCGCATCCAGAAAGACCGAACAACCGATTCCGTTCATGAAATTGTCCGGCAGCGGCAACGACTTCATTCTGGTGGACAACCGGAAGAAGGTGGTGCATCCGCGCCGCGCCAGTGCGCTCGCCGCCAAGGTCTGCGCCCACCGCATGTCCGTGGGCGGCGACGGATTGATCCTGATCGAGCCGTCCAAGCGGGCGGATTTCCGTTGGCGTCTGTTCAATGCGGACGGGAGCGAGGCGGAATTCAGCGGCAACGGCGCGCGCTGCGCCGCCCGGTTCGCGTTCCTCAAGCGGATCGCCCCCAAGAAGATGCGGTTCGAGACCCTGGCCGGGATGATCGAAGCAGAGATGGTCGCGGCCGCCCCCGGGCGCAAACCCGAGGCCGTCAAGGTTCGCTTCCCGGACCCGCAGGGGCTTCGGCTCAACCTCCGGGTGCCGATCGAAGGGACCGAGCGCGAGGCGCACTTTCTCGATTCGGGCGTCCCCCATTGCGTATACCTCGTGGACGATCCGGACCAGGTCAATGTGGTAGGCATCGGCCGGCCCACCCGCTACCATGCGCTGTTTCAGCCGGCCGGCGCCAACGTGAACTTCGTCAAGGTCCTGGACCCGCACCGCATCCGCATCCGGACGTACGAGCGGGGCGTGGAGGACGAGACCCTGGCCTGCGGGACCGGCTCCATCGCCTCGGCCCTGATCGCCAGCCTGGTGGCGAAGGTGGAGTCGCCGGTGACGTTGATCCCCCAGAGCGGGTTGGAGCTGACGGTGTATTTCTCGCGGCGCAACGGGTCGTTTACGGATGTCTACTTGCAAGGAGACGCCAGGGCGGTGTATGAAGGGCGCATTCTTCCGGACGCTTGGCAGTGA
- a CDS encoding 4-hydroxy-tetrahydrodipicolinate synthase, translating to MFTGSHVAIVTPFRKGRVDEKALGDLIEFQIANGTNGIVPCGTTGESATLSHEEHDRVVALTVEVVRRRVPVIAGTGSNSTDEAIMLTKHAKAAGADGALLITPYYNKPTQEGLFLHYKAVAEAVDIPIILYNIPGRTGVNMAPATVARLAKIRNIVATKEGAGSLPQVSEIIQACGGRMTVLSGDDALTLPMMAVGAKGVITVTANIAPADMSAMVAAFLAGRQEEARSLHYKLYPLFTALFFETNPIPVKTALAMMGKIDGELRLPLCPMSAEPREKLAQAMKDYGLI from the coding sequence ATGTTTACCGGCTCACATGTAGCCATCGTCACCCCGTTCCGCAAGGGGCGGGTGGATGAGAAAGCCCTGGGCGACCTGATCGAGTTTCAGATCGCCAATGGGACGAACGGGATCGTGCCCTGCGGCACCACCGGCGAATCGGCCACCCTGTCCCACGAAGAGCATGACCGGGTTGTGGCGTTGACGGTCGAGGTGGTCCGCCGGCGCGTCCCGGTGATCGCCGGCACCGGTTCCAACAGCACCGACGAAGCCATCATGCTGACCAAGCACGCCAAGGCGGCCGGAGCCGACGGGGCCCTGCTGATCACGCCCTACTACAACAAGCCGACGCAAGAGGGACTGTTCCTCCATTACAAAGCCGTGGCCGAGGCGGTGGACATTCCCATCATCCTCTACAACATCCCGGGAAGGACCGGCGTGAACATGGCGCCGGCCACCGTGGCGCGGCTCGCCAAGATCCGCAACATCGTCGCGACCAAGGAAGGGGCCGGGTCGCTCCCGCAGGTCTCCGAGATCATCCAGGCGTGCGGGGGCCGGATGACGGTGCTGTCGGGCGACGACGCGCTCACGCTCCCCATGATGGCGGTAGGCGCCAAGGGCGTCATCACGGTGACCGCCAACATCGCCCCGGCCGACATGTCGGCGATGGTGGCCGCCTTCCTGGCCGGCAGGCAGGAAGAAGCCAGGTCGTTGCACTACAAGCTGTATCCCCTGTTTACGGCGCTGTTCTTCGAGACCAATCCGATTCCCGTGAAAACCGCGCTGGCCATGATGGGGAAGATCGACGGCGAACTCCGCCTGCCCTTGTGTCCGATGTCGGCGGAACCGCGCGAGAAGCTGGCCCAGGCCATGAAAGATTACGGGCTGATCTGA
- a CDS encoding 4-hydroxy-tetrahydrodipicolinate reductase, with amino-acid sequence MIKVIVAGAAGRMGGRLVCLLKESAALTLAGAIESKGHVSIGEDAGEVAGCGHSGVTIRDDFAAVMERGEVVIDFSAPAATLEHLRAAAQSRRAMVIGTTGFSSQELAELRNLAKSIPCVFSPNMSVGVNIIFKAIAEMAKTFGEDYDIEVIEAHHRLKKDAPSGTALKMAEVLAKAVNRDLEQVGVYARKGLIGERKKGEIGIQTIRAGDIVGDHTVLFGGMGERVEVTHRVQSRDTFARGALRAARWVVKQPPGLYDMMDVLGLR; translated from the coding sequence ATGATCAAAGTCATTGTGGCGGGAGCGGCGGGCCGGATGGGCGGGCGGCTGGTCTGCCTGCTGAAGGAATCCGCGGCGCTCACGCTGGCCGGCGCCATCGAGAGCAAGGGCCATGTGTCCATCGGGGAGGATGCCGGCGAGGTGGCCGGCTGCGGCCACAGCGGCGTGACGATCCGCGACGACTTCGCGGCCGTCATGGAACGGGGCGAGGTCGTGATCGACTTTTCGGCCCCCGCCGCCACGCTGGAACACTTGCGGGCGGCGGCCCAGTCCCGCCGGGCCATGGTGATCGGAACCACGGGGTTTTCCTCCCAGGAACTCGCCGAGCTCCGCAACCTGGCCAAATCCATCCCCTGCGTCTTCTCGCCGAACATGAGCGTGGGCGTGAACATCATTTTCAAAGCCATCGCGGAGATGGCCAAGACCTTTGGCGAGGATTACGACATTGAGGTCATCGAGGCCCATCATCGCTTGAAGAAAGACGCCCCCAGCGGGACCGCCCTCAAGATGGCCGAGGTCCTGGCCAAGGCCGTGAACCGGGACCTGGAGCAGGTCGGCGTCTATGCCCGCAAGGGGCTGATCGGCGAGCGTAAAAAAGGGGAGATCGGCATCCAGACGATCCGGGCCGGAGACATCGTGGGGGACCACACGGTCTTGTTCGGCGGCATGGGCGAGCGGGTGGAAGTGACCCATCGGGTGCAGAGCCGCGACACGTTTGCGCGGGGCGCGCTCCGCGCGGCCCGCTGGGTGGTCAAGCAGCCGCCCGGGCTCTATGACATGATGGATGTGTTGGGGCTGCGGTAA
- a CDS encoding YHS domain-containing protein: MYRLLLVVGLLVVLYFLLRSAIRELKGKNGQEPALPGNNEMLQDPVCRTYVPRGNAVSASIGGQTYYFCSQDCAQTFRKQLAG, encoded by the coding sequence ATGTACCGACTGTTGCTCGTTGTAGGACTGCTGGTGGTCTTGTACTTCCTCTTGCGCAGCGCGATCCGGGAGCTGAAGGGAAAGAACGGACAGGAGCCGGCGCTACCGGGCAACAACGAGATGCTCCAGGATCCCGTGTGCCGGACCTATGTGCCCCGCGGCAACGCCGTTTCCGCCAGCATCGGGGGCCAGACCTATTACTTTTGCAGCCAGGACTGCGCGCAGACCTTTCGGAAACAACTGGCCGGGTAA